The DNA segment CAGGCTCCAATCAACATGCCGAGGCCATAAGTGATCAGGGTGATAAACCCCTGGGCGCTGGCGCGGATTTTCTCCCCGGCTGCTTTGTCGACATAGATTTGGCCGGTGACGAAAAAGAAATCGTAACAGATACCGTGCAGCAGAATACCCAGATAATACATCCAGATCAGGCCTTCAGGATCGCCGAAAGCAAAGAGCACGTAACGGAGGACC comes from the Verrucomicrobiota bacterium genome and includes:
- a CDS encoding MFS transporter, encoding VLRYVLFAFGDPEGLIWMYYLGILLHGICYDFFFVTGQIYVDKAAGEKIRASAQGFITLITYGLGMLIGAWASGLIVKSFETANPTGEILREWSSIWLVPAGMALVVIILFAILFKHRETSPAA